The Raphanus sativus cultivar WK10039 chromosome 2, ASM80110v3, whole genome shotgun sequence genome includes a region encoding these proteins:
- the LOC108831076 gene encoding F-box/kelch-repeat protein At5g49000 isoform X2, which produces MKGRSGGIRGCSQLGLRKGKGKERKKVCGLTLLPDELVWNCLAKVSSLDLAALRMTSKAHRSLATTPYLWDLRLEMGRVEPCYYMCLHIFPEPIPRWFILHPVQRRLKPIDSHVYQSLELGSTPIYSHAYQSPESGSSFVVAAWGIFVIGGLVNGKPTSEVAFFDCFEHKWYKLPPMMIPRTSASASMIDDKIYVFGGCLGDDSNWAEVYDIDTLTWDFLCVPSRPKNIKQSVVIDKKVVYAVDEDRQSFSFSPSKLFVSCGGKTDSKPGDRDHWCLIGGFLFSTGPRGTILWCLPDDLDWKEVKGLEELQQQQQRLVEYGITKLTTNNASYIVIFWNAQPQGAASLELWSAEISLRKNGQEIRGKIEWSGCVYKLDYPLTDSNRVKVVFAGSDKQNTHSGARRFERRSHEEK; this is translated from the exons ATGAAAGGAAGATCTGGGGGGATTCGGGGATGTTCTCAATTGGGATTGAGGAAGGGGAAGGGGAAGGAGAGGAAGAAAGTGTGTGGGTTAACTTTGTTGCCAGATGAGTTGGTTTGGAATTGCCTGGCTAAAGTATCGAGCTTGGACCTGGCGGCCTTACGTATGACCTCCAAGGCACACAGGTCTCTCGCAACCACTCCTTATCTCTGGGACTTGAGATTGGAGATGGGTCGCGTGGAGCCATGTTACTACATGTGCTTGCACATATTTCCAGAACCCATCCCACGGTGGTTCATCCTCCACCCGGTTCAACGTCGGCTGAAACCCATCGACTCGCACGTGTATCAGTCTCTAGAACTAGGATCCACACCGATCTACTCGCACGCGTATCAGTCTCCAGAATCAGGATCCTCTTTCGTGGTGGCGGCTTGGGGTATATTTGTCATCGGTGGACTCGTAAACGGCAAACCCACATCGGAAGTCGCGTTTTTCGATTGTTTCGAGCATAAGTGGTACAAACTCCCGCCCATGATGATACCTCGTACTTCCGCCTCAGCAAGCATGATCGACGACAAGATATACGTGTTTGGAGGGTGCCTTGGGGATGACTCAAACTGGGCAGAGGTATACGATATCGACACCTTAACTTGGGATTTCTTGTGTGTGCCTAGTCGGCCTAAGAATATCAAACAAAGCGTGGTGATAGACAAGAAGGTAGTTTACGCGGTGGATGAGGATCGTCAAAGCTTCTCCTTCTCCCCAAGCAAACTGTTTGTGTCATGCGGCGGAAAAACAGATTCTAAGCCAGGAGACAGAGACCACTGGTGTTTGATTGGAGGATTCTTATTTTCCACTGGTCCCCGCGGGACAATACTGTGGTGTTTGCCGGATGATTTGGATTGGAAGGAAGTCAAGGGTTTGGAAGagctgcaacaacaacaacagcggTTGGTTGAATACGGTATCACCAAACTTACCACAAACAATGCTTCCTACATTGTCATCTTCTGGAACGCCCAGCCTCAAGGTGCTGCTAGTTTGGAGCTTTGGTCTGCAGAGATTTCCCTCAGGAAAAACGGACAAGAGATTCGGGGAAAGATTGAGTGGTCCGGTTGTGTCTACAAACTCGACTACCCTCTCACAGACTCAAATAGAGTTAAGGTCGTGTTTGCTG GTTCAGacaaacaaaacacacataGTGGAGCTAGAAGATTTGAAAGACGCAGTCATGAAGAAAAATGA
- the LOC130508782 gene encoding F-box/kelch-repeat protein At4g39560-like, producing the protein MKRSSRKERKRRNKTKVCGLSSLPDELVWNCLAKVSRWDLAAFGMTSKAHRYFAISPYLWDWRCRMGRLEPSYYMCLHIFPEPIPRWFILHPVQRLLKRIDSYAYQSPESGSSFVVVAWRIFIIGGLVDGKPTSEVALFDCFEHNWYKLPPMKMPRAYASASMIDNKIYVFGGCDGDDSNWAEVYDIATCTWDFLCVPTTTRPKNIKQSVVIDKKEVYAVDEDGQSFSFSPSKLFVSCGVKTDSKDDWCLIRGFLFSPGPRGTILWCLPHELDWKEVKGLEELQKQQPHLAEYGITKLSTTYANSYLVIFWNAQPQGADSLELWSAHISLGKFGPEVWGKIEWSGSVYKLDYPLTDSNRVKVVFAGTAFT; encoded by the coding sequence atGAAAAGAAGCTCGAGGAAGGAAAGGAAGAGGAGGAACAAGACGAAGGTGTGTGGGTTATCGTCGTTGCCAGATGAGTTGGTTTGGAACTGCCTGGCTAAAGTATCGAGATGGGACCTGGCGGCCTTCGGTATGACCTCCAAGGCACACCGGTATTTCGCAATCTCTCCTTATCTCTGGGACTGGAGATGCCGGATGGGTCGCCTGGAGCCATCTTACTACATGTGCTTGCACATATTTCCAGAACCCATCCCACGGTGGTTCATCCTCCACCCGGTTCAACGTCTGCTGAAACGAATCGACTCGTACGCGTATCAGTCTCCAGAATCAGGATCCTCTTTCGTGGTGGTGGCTTGGCGTATATTTATCATCGGTGGACTCGTAGACGGCAAACCCACATCGGAAGTCGCGTTGTTCGATTGTTTCGAGCATAACTGGTACAAACTCCCGCCCATGAAGATGCCTCGTGCTTACGCCTCAGCAAGCATGATCGACAACAAGATATACGTGTTTGGAGGGTGCGACGGGGATGACTCAAACTGGGCAGAGGTATACGATATCGCCACCTGTACTTGGGATTTCTTGTGTGTGCCAACTACTACTCGGCCAAAGAATATCAAACAAAGCGTGGTGATAGACAAAAAGGAGGTTTACGCAGTGGATGAGGATGGTCAAAGCTTCTCCTTCTCCCCAAGCAAACTGTTTGTGTCATGCGGCGTAAAAACAGATTCTAAAGACGACTGGTGTTTGATTAGAGGATTCTTATTTTCCCCTGGTCCCCGCGGGACAATACTGTGGTGTTTGCCACACGAGTTGGATTGGAAGGAAGTCAAGGGTTTGGAAGAGCTGCAAAAACAACAACCACATCTGGCTGAATACGGTATCACCAAACTCTCCACAACCTATGCAAATTCCTACCTTGTCATCTTCTGGAACGCCCAGCCTCAAGGTGCTGATAGTTTGGAGCTTTGGTCCGCCCACATTTCCCTCGGTAAATTTGGACCAGAGGTTTGGGGAAAGATTGAGTGGTCCGGTTCTGTCTACAAACTCGACTACCCTCTCACAGACTCAAATAGAGTTAAGGTCGTGTTTGCTGGTACTGCCTTTACCTGA
- the LOC108831076 gene encoding F-box/kelch-repeat protein At5g49000 isoform X1: MKGRSGGIRGCSQLGLRKGKGKERKKVCGLTLLPDELVWNCLAKVSSLDLAALRMTSKAHRSLATTPYLWDLRLEMGRVEPCYYMCLHIFPEPIPRWFILHPVQRRLKPIDSHVYQSLELGSTPIYSHAYQSPESGSSFVVAAWGIFVIGGLVNGKPTSEVAFFDCFEHKWYKLPPMMIPRTSASASMIDDKIYVFGGCLGDDSNWAEVYDIDTLTWDFLCVPSRPKNIKQSVVIDKKVVYAVDEDRQSFSFSPSKLFVSCGGKTDSKPGDRDHWCLIGGFLFSTGPRGTILWCLPDDLDWKEVKGLEELQQQQQRLVEYGITKLTTNNASYIVIFWNAQPQGAASLELWSAEISLRKNGQEIRGKIEWSGCVYKLDYPLTDSNRVKVVFAEPWFQKASDSVAMALSALKRAPPRIGTPLSGEDTQSVRFEAPWR, encoded by the exons ATGAAAGGAAGATCTGGGGGGATTCGGGGATGTTCTCAATTGGGATTGAGGAAGGGGAAGGGGAAGGAGAGGAAGAAAGTGTGTGGGTTAACTTTGTTGCCAGATGAGTTGGTTTGGAATTGCCTGGCTAAAGTATCGAGCTTGGACCTGGCGGCCTTACGTATGACCTCCAAGGCACACAGGTCTCTCGCAACCACTCCTTATCTCTGGGACTTGAGATTGGAGATGGGTCGCGTGGAGCCATGTTACTACATGTGCTTGCACATATTTCCAGAACCCATCCCACGGTGGTTCATCCTCCACCCGGTTCAACGTCGGCTGAAACCCATCGACTCGCACGTGTATCAGTCTCTAGAACTAGGATCCACACCGATCTACTCGCACGCGTATCAGTCTCCAGAATCAGGATCCTCTTTCGTGGTGGCGGCTTGGGGTATATTTGTCATCGGTGGACTCGTAAACGGCAAACCCACATCGGAAGTCGCGTTTTTCGATTGTTTCGAGCATAAGTGGTACAAACTCCCGCCCATGATGATACCTCGTACTTCCGCCTCAGCAAGCATGATCGACGACAAGATATACGTGTTTGGAGGGTGCCTTGGGGATGACTCAAACTGGGCAGAGGTATACGATATCGACACCTTAACTTGGGATTTCTTGTGTGTGCCTAGTCGGCCTAAGAATATCAAACAAAGCGTGGTGATAGACAAGAAGGTAGTTTACGCGGTGGATGAGGATCGTCAAAGCTTCTCCTTCTCCCCAAGCAAACTGTTTGTGTCATGCGGCGGAAAAACAGATTCTAAGCCAGGAGACAGAGACCACTGGTGTTTGATTGGAGGATTCTTATTTTCCACTGGTCCCCGCGGGACAATACTGTGGTGTTTGCCGGATGATTTGGATTGGAAGGAAGTCAAGGGTTTGGAAGagctgcaacaacaacaacagcggTTGGTTGAATACGGTATCACCAAACTTACCACAAACAATGCTTCCTACATTGTCATCTTCTGGAACGCCCAGCCTCAAGGTGCTGCTAGTTTGGAGCTTTGGTCTGCAGAGATTTCCCTCAGGAAAAACGGACAAGAGATTCGGGGAAAGATTGAGTGGTCCGGTTGTGTCTACAAACTCGACTACCCTCTCACAGACTCAAATAGAGTTAAGGTCGTGTTTGCTG AACCTTGGTTCCAAAAAGCGAGCGATTCTGTTGCCATGGCGCTAAGCGCCTTAAAGCGAGCACCTCCTCGCATAGGGACCCCATTGTCAGGCGAG GATACACAAAGCGTTCGCTTTGAGGCGCCATGGCGGTAA
- the LOC108831073 gene encoding uncharacterized protein LOC108831073 — protein MEDIGGKGRPPGDPPDNSGSWLQKVVGSNAGGMPVPEEAVGEEFVESRLRLEFPNGEDGEPVITIEDEVLMAMNNLWKRCMIVRVLGRNVPISNLNRKLKELWKPKGSMFVMDLPRQFFMVRFELEEEYMAALSGGPWRAFGSYLMVQAWTPEFDPLKDDIVTTPVWVRLSHIPVNFYHKTILMGIAKGLGRPIKVDGTTLKFERARFARICVEVNLNKPLKGSVMINGERYYVSYEGISAICSTCGMYGHLVHACPRNATEKAPSQVNNQAIVNHVNTEAKEMDEGFIQGKQARRKPEQMRQAGGSMQSNEGKNMVGSKLREARNGNAGKEIKVSNRFGSLVEEREKEELIEDTGRIDENKENEDTVNLSSKDLSRVRGKAIAFGHNEKNMQFTATEKKGSEQVVRLGPKEKKGSTLRGPYFQKSKLKPVGPTRGLIYGPARGELDLSMSGKRLRVEKESLGRPGGAFAGDGESGEREKNSGQAGERRNIQEILAPSAIPTLDESEDGGGQLGEGAKSMEA, from the coding sequence ATGGAGGATATCGGAGGGAAGGGAAGGCCACCGGGAGATCCACCAGATAATTCTGGCTCTTGGTTGCAGAAAGTAGTGGGGAGTAACGCTGGAGGGATGCCTGTTCCGGAGGAAGCCGTGGGAGAAGAGTTCGTGGAGTCAAGATTGAGATTGGAGTTTCCGAATGGTGAAGATGGAGAACCGGTGATAACGATAGAAGATGAAGTGTTGATGGCTATGAATAACTTGTGGAAGAGATGCATGATCGTTAGGGTTTTGGGGAGGAATGTTCCAATCTCGAATCTTAACAGAAAACTAAAAGAGTTATGGAAACCAAAAGGGTCGATGTTTGTCATGGATCTTCCTAGACAATTCTTTATGGTACGTTTCGAGCTAGAGGAGGAGTATATGGCTGCCCTATCAGGGGGTCCGTGGAGGGCTTTTGGCAGCTATCTTATGGTACAAGCATGGACTCCGGAGTTTGATCCATTGAAGGATGATATAGTGACTACTCCGGTGTGGGTTCGCTTATCACACATCCCAGTTAACTTTTATCATAAAACGATTCTGATGGGAATAGCCAAAGGGCTAGGACGGCCAATTAAGGTAGATGGAACAACTTTGAAGTTTGAAAGGGCGAGATTTGCGAGAATTTGTGTGGAGGTCAACCTCAATAAGCCATTGAAGGGGTCGGTGATGATAAATGGTGAGAGGTATTATGTTTCCTATGAAGGGATCTCAGCCATATGCTCGACATGTGGTATGTATGGTCATCTCGTTCATGCATGCCCAAGAAATGCTACAGAGAAGGCACCGAGTCAAGTGAACAATCAAGCAATTGTTAATCATGTGAACACGGAAGCCAAAGAAATGGACGAGGGATTTATCCAAGGAAAACAGGCGAGGAGGAAGCCTGAACAAATGAGGCAGGCAGGAGGCTCGATGCAGAGTAATGAAGGTAAAAATATGGTGGGGAGTAAGTTAAGGGAAGCACGTAACGGGAACGCGGGGAAGGAAATAAAGGTATCCAATAGGTTTGGGAGCTTAGTTGAAGAAAGGGAGAAGGAGGAGCTCATCGAGGATACTGGGAGAATAGATGAGAATAAAGAGAATGAAGATACGGTGAACCTGAGCTCGAAAGATTTGAGTCGGGTTCGTGGAAAAGCTATTGCGTTTGGCCATAATGAGAAGAATATGCAGTTCACTGCAACTGAGAAGAAAGGAAGTGAGCAGGTTGTCCGATTGGGCCCGAAGGAGAAGAAGGGGAGTACTTTGCGAGGCCCATACTTTCAAAAGTCCAAATTGAAGCCTGTTGGGCCTACACGTGGACTAATTTATGGCCCAGCTAGAGGAGAGCTGGATCTATCGATGAGTGGAAAGAGACTTCGAGTGGAGAAGGAGAGTCTTGGCAGACCTGGTGGTGCTTTCGCCGGAGATGGAGAATCAGGGGAAAGGGAGAAGAACTCCGGTCAGGCTGGTGAGCGGAGGAACATACAGGAGATATTGGCACCGTCGGCGATTCCAACTCTGGATGAATCGGAAGATGGTGGAGGTCAGTTGGGAGAAGGAGCGAAGAGTATGGAGGCATAA